A genomic stretch from Ammoniphilus sp. CFH 90114 includes:
- a CDS encoding glycine zipper domain-containing protein translates to MDKKKENRRRKTAETTVLSQQAEENVNRYGEAVFQYVDGYFGEKDSAGKAIRKGLQDIKDSRVHPDYYDQNIKQQSGFSAEIFYESKSNAENILNGNGDRVRRTDNLGMTNDQKFDHLHFDDKGQVKSGSQMKMRGDAATPEKSAQQNVNKLVGDKEWGKYHDAEITIPSEQYPHAKQYAQQQAEKLSAQADQFRKSGDYAKADMLEEKARRYDHMSKNLKDSGISSEQALELRLRPEKVTIRESLKTAHHGGLEQAKAGAMFSGAFSGARNLTSVIKGEKEAGEALVDTAVDTAKGAAVSYVVSAGGSLVKAGMQEAGKRMVSEGGKRLVTSLSKGNAPALIVSTTLEVGKSMKRYIDGEIDSKELMVELGEKGTGIIASTYGAELGAVLGTLVLPGIGTIAGSIIGGMVGYMVGSQLYQSTLQFLATPLEADKHRRIKEMSEQALKVMQKEREELERLIEQHFKDRHEMLRTHFTEMREAILVNNPDRIVQQLGQIAVAFGGTLQFKNFQAFDEFMLDSSQSFQL, encoded by the coding sequence ATGGACAAGAAGAAAGAGAATCGAAGAAGAAAGACAGCGGAAACTACCGTACTCTCCCAACAGGCGGAGGAGAATGTGAATCGCTATGGAGAGGCCGTTTTCCAATACGTAGACGGTTATTTTGGAGAAAAGGACTCTGCTGGAAAAGCGATCCGCAAAGGCTTGCAGGATATCAAGGATTCTCGGGTTCATCCGGATTATTACGACCAGAACATCAAGCAGCAATCCGGCTTTTCGGCAGAAATCTTCTACGAGAGCAAGAGCAATGCGGAAAATATCCTGAACGGGAACGGGGATAGAGTCAGGCGAACCGACAATCTGGGGATGACAAACGACCAGAAATTTGATCATCTCCACTTCGATGATAAAGGACAGGTAAAGAGCGGATCCCAAATGAAAATGCGAGGGGACGCGGCCACTCCGGAAAAAAGTGCTCAGCAGAACGTCAATAAGTTGGTTGGCGATAAGGAGTGGGGAAAGTATCATGATGCGGAGATCACCATTCCATCCGAGCAGTATCCTCACGCCAAGCAGTATGCGCAGCAACAAGCGGAAAAGCTTTCTGCCCAAGCCGATCAATTCAGGAAAAGCGGCGACTATGCAAAAGCGGACATGCTGGAGGAAAAAGCCAGGCGCTACGACCACATGTCCAAAAATTTGAAGGACAGTGGGATCTCCAGCGAGCAAGCGCTTGAGCTGCGTCTACGACCAGAAAAAGTGACGATACGTGAAAGCCTGAAAACAGCTCACCATGGAGGGCTGGAACAGGCGAAAGCAGGGGCTATGTTTTCTGGCGCCTTTTCCGGAGCGAGAAATCTGACCTCGGTTATCAAGGGTGAAAAGGAGGCTGGCGAAGCCCTTGTCGATACGGCAGTGGATACGGCAAAAGGAGCCGCAGTAAGCTATGTGGTGTCCGCAGGCGGCTCCTTGGTCAAGGCCGGCATGCAGGAGGCGGGCAAGCGAATGGTCAGTGAAGGCGGGAAACGCCTGGTTACCTCCCTTTCGAAGGGGAATGCTCCCGCATTGATCGTTTCCACGACGTTAGAGGTCGGGAAATCGATGAAAAGATATATCGATGGAGAGATCGATTCGAAGGAACTCATGGTAGAACTTGGGGAAAAAGGAACCGGGATTATCGCTTCCACTTATGGGGCGGAGCTGGGTGCCGTGCTTGGGACCTTGGTTCTTCCGGGAATCGGCACCATAGCCGGAAGCATCATCGGCGGGATGGTCGGATACATGGTAGGTAGTCAGCTCTATCAATCTACCTTGCAGTTCTTAGCCACGCCTTTAGAAGCGGACAAACACCGCCGAATCAAAGAAATGAGCGAACAAGCGTTGAAGGTTATGCAAAAGGAGAGAGAAGAGCTGGAGCGCTTGATCGAACAGCATTTTAAGGATCGCCATGAAATGCTGAGAACCCATTTCACGGAGATGCGTGAAGCGATTCTCGTCAATAACCCGGATCGCATCGTACAGCAGCTTGGGCAAATCGCGGTGGCTTTCGGAGGAACCTTGCAATTCAAAAACTTCCAAGCGTTTGACGAGTTTATGCTCGACAGCAGTCAAAGTTTTCAGTTGTAG
- a CDS encoding 5'-nucleotidase C-terminal domain-containing protein yields the protein MNKNNWRRLFSIALAGTLTFSLAAFTSAAENAEKVTKITLLHTNDSHSRVFEGEYDGMGFAKLATLVKQQEEKNANTLLLDAGDTFHGQTFATLTKGESIAKVLNEVGYDGMAAGNHDFNYGYERLLELADIVNFPILSANVIYEETGKRVLTPYVVKEVDGIKLGFFGLSTPETHYKTHPKNVEGLKFTDPVEAAKEMVDELSKQGVDAIIAVTHLGTDASSTDTSIKVAEGAPGIDLIIDGHSHTMDNIGVSKTKIVSAGEYLKNLGVVELEFKGKELTSLNNNLITKEETATIEPDAKVQTVMEEVETTQKAILAEVVGNTTAALDGERDQVRKGETNLGNLITDAMLDATGADFSITNGGGIRASIDAGEITKGEVITVLPFGNYIQTKDITGKDVKAALENGASGYPANHGAFAHVAGLTYKIDDTKPVGERVHSIMIQGQPIDLNKTYSMATNDFMAAGGDNYTMFKDLAYTGDFPALDEAVIQYIKAKGAITPATEGRIVVEAMAVEAPQPVEAVKPAQPAPVVTEQKQPTTNVYVVQAGDTLSKIAREYGTTWQALHKLNKLKNPNLIYPAQKLVVPEK from the coding sequence GTGAATAAGAATAATTGGAGACGATTGTTTTCTATAGCGCTTGCTGGGACGCTTACGTTTTCACTAGCGGCTTTTACGAGTGCGGCAGAAAATGCAGAAAAGGTTACTAAGATTACCTTACTACATACGAATGACTCCCATTCTCGCGTTTTTGAAGGCGAGTATGACGGAATGGGCTTCGCGAAACTAGCAACACTAGTCAAGCAACAAGAAGAGAAAAATGCGAACACTCTTTTACTAGATGCAGGGGATACGTTCCATGGACAAACCTTTGCGACGCTAACGAAGGGCGAGAGCATTGCCAAGGTGTTAAATGAGGTCGGTTATGACGGAATGGCCGCGGGAAATCATGATTTCAACTATGGCTATGAACGTCTATTGGAGCTGGCGGATATCGTTAACTTTCCAATACTAAGCGCGAACGTGATTTACGAGGAAACAGGCAAACGCGTGTTAACTCCTTATGTGGTTAAAGAAGTGGATGGAATCAAGTTAGGTTTCTTCGGTTTATCGACTCCAGAAACGCATTACAAAACCCATCCGAAAAACGTGGAAGGCCTGAAGTTTACGGATCCGGTGGAAGCTGCCAAGGAAATGGTCGACGAGCTTAGCAAGCAAGGAGTCGATGCGATTATTGCGGTAACTCACTTGGGCACAGATGCGTCGAGTACCGATACAAGCATTAAAGTAGCAGAAGGGGCTCCTGGGATTGATTTAATTATCGATGGCCACAGCCACACGATGGATAATATCGGTGTGAGCAAGACGAAAATCGTAAGTGCCGGCGAGTACCTTAAGAACTTGGGCGTGGTGGAGCTGGAATTCAAGGGCAAGGAATTAACCAGCTTGAATAATAATTTGATTACAAAAGAAGAAACGGCCACGATTGAACCGGATGCAAAAGTTCAGACCGTGATGGAGGAAGTAGAAACCACTCAGAAAGCGATTCTTGCTGAAGTGGTCGGAAATACAACGGCTGCCCTTGACGGTGAGCGTGACCAAGTTCGCAAAGGGGAAACCAACCTCGGGAACTTGATTACAGATGCTATGCTAGATGCGACGGGTGCTGATTTTTCGATTACCAATGGCGGGGGAATCCGTGCCTCCATTGATGCCGGGGAAATCACGAAGGGAGAAGTAATCACGGTTCTTCCCTTTGGAAACTATATTCAAACCAAAGACATCACGGGAAAAGATGTAAAAGCTGCACTGGAAAATGGAGCGAGCGGATATCCAGCAAACCATGGGGCCTTCGCACACGTAGCTGGATTGACTTATAAGATTGACGACACCAAGCCTGTTGGGGAACGCGTTCATTCGATCATGATCCAAGGCCAGCCGATTGACCTGAATAAAACGTACTCCATGGCGACCAATGATTTTATGGCTGCTGGCGGGGACAACTATACCATGTTTAAGGACTTGGCTTATACCGGGGACTTCCCTGCTTTAGATGAAGCCGTCATCCAATATATTAAAGCAAAGGGAGCCATTACGCCTGCTACAGAAGGACGCATTGTAGTAGAAGCCATGGCGGTGGAAGCTCCACAGCCAGTGGAAGCTGTAAAGCCAGCTCAACCTGCTCCAGTTGTAACGGAACAGAAACAGCCAACGACTAACGTATATGTTGTTCAAGCGGGAGACACGTTAAGCAAAATCGCTAGGGAATATGGTACAACGTGGCAGGCACTACATAAGCTAAACAAGCTCAAGAATCCAAACTTGATTTACCCTGCGCAGAAGCTGGTTGTGCCAGAGAAGTAA
- a CDS encoding serine hydrolase — MDVLKSVLLNIIEDAGGTWGIVAEDLNHQLRLEYGEQVSFTAESIIKIPIMAAVFAEVEKQQLSLSDLVLLKREDLVGGSGVLQHLSPGIQLPVYDLLMLMIIQSDNTATNLLIDLVGTKQVQQTMADLEMLDSQFHRKLMVYPAEIVEKNRITAADVSLLLKKLATGSFLSHKACQQMINILKKQQIRNGLPAYLSAHNPAFIGEPPSWQLANKTGWDTGAQHDVGIFYIGQRTMTITVLSKDVDAIVALDAIARIGREIYHYAQQ, encoded by the coding sequence ATGGATGTTTTAAAAAGCGTGTTGCTGAACATTATTGAGGACGCTGGCGGTACTTGGGGAATCGTGGCAGAGGATTTGAATCATCAATTGCGCTTGGAATATGGAGAACAAGTTTCTTTTACAGCCGAAAGCATTATTAAGATTCCTATCATGGCGGCTGTTTTTGCAGAAGTAGAAAAACAACAGTTGAGTTTAAGTGATCTGGTCCTTTTAAAAAGAGAAGATCTCGTCGGGGGATCTGGAGTCTTACAGCATCTCTCTCCGGGAATTCAACTGCCTGTTTATGATCTCCTTATGCTCATGATCATCCAAAGCGATAACACGGCTACGAATTTACTAATTGATTTAGTCGGGACCAAACAAGTTCAGCAAACGATGGCAGATTTGGAAATGTTAGATAGCCAGTTTCATAGGAAGTTGATGGTCTACCCAGCAGAAATAGTAGAGAAAAATAGGATCACAGCAGCAGATGTTTCTTTACTCCTAAAAAAGTTAGCAACTGGAAGCTTTCTTTCACACAAGGCTTGCCAACAAATGATCAACATTCTTAAGAAGCAGCAGATCCGTAATGGCTTACCAGCCTATCTTTCCGCCCATAATCCAGCGTTTATTGGTGAACCTCCATCATGGCAATTAGCCAATAAAACAGGTTGGGATACTGGTGCCCAGCACGACGTCGGTATCTTCTATATAGGCCAGAGAACGATGACGATTACAGTTCTTTCCAAAGATGTTGACGCCATCGTTGCTCTCGATGCTATAGCAAGAATAGGTAGAGAAATCTACCATTATGCGCAGCAGTAA
- a CDS encoding transporter substrate-binding domain-containing protein: protein MKKKLVALCSMILASSLLLFGCGTSQEVTKEDPAKPAEAAKFKLTEDGKLRFALSGMAKPYNYTDGDNKLIGFDVDIAVEVSKRLGLEPVPVQTPWGSILQGLKAGKYDAIIGGMSITKERQEQVDFSQPYLLQQAVMFVNEKNSAGIKSKEDLKGKVVGVVTASTYKDLADKLVGPEGKVKEYESDLFALQELKNEGRVDVIITDLGIGMNAIETSQLPAVPVGEPLFVDECGIPVQKGNQALLDAINQALDDMKKDGTHLEISKKWFNKDMLSTSN, encoded by the coding sequence ATGAAGAAAAAACTAGTTGCTCTATGTAGTATGATTCTTGCTTCCTCATTATTATTGTTTGGCTGTGGTACAAGCCAGGAAGTGACGAAGGAAGATCCTGCAAAGCCGGCAGAGGCTGCTAAGTTTAAGTTGACAGAGGATGGTAAACTAAGGTTTGCCTTAAGCGGAATGGCGAAACCGTATAACTACACGGACGGTGACAATAAGCTAATCGGATTTGACGTGGACATCGCAGTGGAGGTCAGCAAGAGGCTAGGGCTTGAACCCGTCCCGGTACAGACACCATGGGGGTCGATCCTACAAGGGCTAAAGGCAGGAAAGTACGATGCGATTATCGGCGGGATGTCCATTACGAAGGAGCGTCAAGAACAGGTTGATTTCTCTCAACCCTATCTTCTTCAACAGGCCGTTATGTTCGTCAACGAAAAGAATTCAGCGGGAATCAAGAGCAAAGAAGATCTGAAAGGAAAGGTCGTGGGAGTAGTCACCGCCTCCACTTACAAGGATTTGGCAGATAAATTAGTCGGTCCTGAAGGAAAGGTCAAAGAATATGAGTCCGATCTCTTTGCTTTACAGGAACTGAAAAATGAGGGGCGTGTTGACGTAATCATCACTGATCTGGGTATCGGAATGAATGCCATTGAGACCAGTCAACTCCCTGCTGTGCCCGTTGGTGAGCCATTGTTTGTTGATGAATGCGGAATCCCTGTGCAAAAAGGAAACCAAGCTTTGCTCGATGCCATTAACCAAGCCTTGGATGATATGAAAAAGGATGGAACGCACTTAGAAATTAGCAAGAAGTGGTTTAACAAAGATATGTTATCGACTTCCAACTAG
- a CDS encoding amino acid ABC transporter permease: protein MSGFIELFSETWFGFLKAAVLTVQITAVSLVIAIFIGMVFAFFRISDSKILSGIAKVYITVIRGTPLLLQIMVLYFGIVKLILLSDFWAGAIALAIHTGAYIAEIFRGAIQSIDRGQMEAARSLGMPYSLAMRRIILPQALKLAIPSLGNQFIISLKDSSLVGLLGFQELYLVSQSTAARTFMQFEAYTIAGIYYLILIMIFTYMVNKLEHRMSVGKGGASA from the coding sequence ATGAGTGGATTTATTGAATTGTTTTCTGAAACGTGGTTTGGATTTTTAAAAGCAGCTGTATTAACCGTTCAAATCACGGCTGTTTCTCTAGTTATCGCTATTTTCATCGGGATGGTTTTTGCCTTCTTTCGTATTTCAGATTCAAAGATCTTATCAGGAATAGCAAAAGTCTATATTACAGTCATTCGTGGTACCCCACTCCTTCTACAAATTATGGTGTTATACTTTGGGATTGTAAAGCTCATCTTGCTATCTGATTTCTGGGCAGGTGCAATTGCTCTTGCGATTCATACGGGGGCTTACATCGCGGAGATCTTCCGTGGGGCTATTCAGTCGATTGATCGGGGGCAAATGGAGGCAGCTCGGTCTCTAGGAATGCCCTATTCGCTGGCGATGCGAAGGATTATTCTGCCACAAGCCTTAAAACTTGCAATTCCCTCTCTTGGAAATCAATTTATCATTAGTTTAAAAGATTCCTCCCTAGTAGGGTTGCTTGGCTTTCAAGAGCTCTACTTGGTTTCGCAATCAACCGCGGCTCGAACGTTCATGCAGTTCGAAGCCTACACCATCGCGGGTATATACTATTTAATTCTCATCATGATCTTTACCTATATGGTAAATAAGCTGGAGCACCGTATGAGCGTTGGTAAGGGAGGAGCTAGTGCATGA
- a CDS encoding transcriptional regulator: MEIKVAIIAPDDFMIEIINVSKAYPSLKLLSFGYKEVGETSDLVEQCINQVDVLLFAGPIPYQIACEKVKTQKPMIYLPHTGASLYRVFFQLLRQHFNRYQGDRLKFSIDILTKEEVEERLEELDIIVDQMYVKEYNIGLETDEIMQFHYDLWMDQKVDAVLTSVASVYKNLVELGVPCYRIFPTKSMIHDGLQRAQLEGENVHLSDTQLAIGIINVDNFSKKRSSSEYEIQRKKLELEQILLDYKEETQALMNWSDRDEITFVTTRGVMERTTNHFSCSPLLDQIISQLNLTVSIGIGLGRTANEAESKAREALAKAKSSGGGNCYIVMQDGYVDGPVGEEYRLVYSVRTDDPERIKIARQAGLSVATINKMISYCENHGSSKVTAVELANGFQITIRSARRILSKLEQSDLAVVVGEEQPVSKGRPRQLYDLKLPM, from the coding sequence ATGGAAATCAAGGTTGCTATTATTGCCCCTGATGATTTCATGATCGAGATCATTAACGTTTCTAAAGCTTATCCATCTCTGAAATTGCTTTCATTTGGGTATAAAGAAGTTGGTGAAACAAGCGATCTGGTAGAACAATGTATAAACCAAGTGGATGTATTACTATTTGCCGGTCCTATTCCTTATCAAATTGCTTGTGAAAAAGTAAAAACGCAGAAGCCTATGATTTATCTGCCTCATACTGGAGCGAGTCTATACCGCGTTTTTTTTCAATTGTTGAGGCAGCATTTCAACCGGTATCAGGGTGATCGCTTGAAATTTAGTATTGATATATTAACGAAGGAAGAAGTTGAAGAAAGACTGGAAGAGCTGGATATTATAGTCGATCAGATGTATGTAAAAGAATACAACATTGGGCTGGAAACGGATGAGATCATGCAGTTTCATTATGATTTATGGATGGATCAGAAGGTCGATGCCGTTCTTACCAGCGTAGCTTCCGTATATAAGAATTTGGTCGAATTAGGGGTGCCTTGCTACCGAATTTTCCCAACCAAATCGATGATTCACGATGGCTTACAACGGGCTCAACTAGAAGGGGAGAATGTTCATCTTAGTGATACGCAGTTAGCGATCGGAATTATAAATGTGGATAACTTTTCGAAAAAAAGAAGTTCCTCCGAATATGAGATTCAGCGAAAAAAATTGGAACTGGAACAGATTTTGCTCGATTACAAGGAAGAGACCCAAGCTCTGATGAATTGGTCTGATCGCGACGAGATTACTTTTGTAACGACCCGTGGGGTAATGGAGCGAACAACTAACCATTTTAGCTGCAGTCCTTTGCTTGACCAGATTATTTCTCAATTGAATTTAACCGTGAGCATAGGAATCGGGTTAGGCCGAACGGCAAATGAAGCGGAAAGTAAGGCGCGAGAAGCGTTGGCAAAAGCTAAATCTAGCGGGGGTGGGAATTGCTATATTGTCATGCAGGATGGATACGTTGATGGCCCTGTGGGGGAAGAATACAGATTGGTCTATTCGGTTCGAACCGACGATCCAGAGCGGATAAAGATTGCCCGTCAGGCAGGCCTGAGTGTGGCAACGATAAACAAGATGATCTCTTATTGCGAAAATCATGGGAGTTCCAAGGTGACAGCTGTCGAGCTTGCAAATGGGTTTCAGATTACCATAAGAAGTGCACGCAGAATTCTCAGTAAACTGGAGCAAAGTGACTTAGCGGTTGTTGTAGGCGAAGAACAGCCGGTAAGTAAGGGACGGCCTCGCCAGCTATATGACTTGAAATTACCTATGTAG
- a CDS encoding amidohydrolase family protein translates to MFDILIRGGMVCDGTGNPWTRLDVGIQNGRIASLSDLTDAQGKLELDAKGLVVSPGFIDPHVHSDLLCIKPEVHKIKVLQGVTTELFGQDGISVAPVSEATKPLWQKQLKGLNGDIGDWPWNTVDEYLSFLENNKMCGNSAYLVPHGAVRTLVMGFEGREATKQEIQQMRELVEEGMKQGAFGVSSGIQYPPCVYSNREELVEICKGAAKYDGCFVVHIRNESNLSLEALDEVIDVARLSGVRLHVSHFKVCGSINRDKLGPALAKLEAGRAEGIEITFDQYPYTAASTVFQAILPPWMHNGGTVEMLERLKDPNVRERVKHELLHNAEYDNTVRNNGWGNIVIASVASEKNREFEGHNLVEIGKMRGVEPAEAAFDLLIEENAVVTMIIHWGVEEDVMDVMKHPLQMVGSDGVFGGKPHPRLYGSFPRVLGRYAREKEAFPIWEAVRKMTSAPAQLLRLHDRGILREGNWADITVFDPQTVIDRATYENPLQLAIGIHHVLVNGEIAVLNHEYTGITAGKVIRRGRKEGQ, encoded by the coding sequence ATGTTTGATATCCTGATTCGTGGCGGCATGGTTTGTGATGGAACTGGAAACCCATGGACGAGGTTAGACGTCGGTATCCAGAACGGAAGAATAGCAAGCCTATCTGATTTAACCGATGCTCAGGGGAAATTAGAGTTGGATGCAAAAGGTTTAGTTGTTTCGCCGGGATTTATTGACCCGCATGTTCATTCGGACTTATTATGTATCAAGCCAGAAGTCCACAAAATTAAAGTTTTGCAAGGAGTTACTACCGAGTTGTTTGGACAAGACGGAATTTCTGTTGCCCCAGTATCCGAAGCGACGAAGCCCCTATGGCAGAAACAATTAAAGGGATTAAACGGGGATATTGGGGATTGGCCATGGAATACGGTTGATGAGTATCTATCGTTTTTGGAAAATAATAAAATGTGTGGTAATTCAGCCTATTTGGTGCCTCATGGCGCGGTTCGAACCCTTGTGATGGGTTTTGAAGGGCGGGAAGCAACCAAGCAGGAAATCCAGCAGATGCGGGAACTTGTAGAGGAAGGAATGAAGCAGGGGGCATTTGGTGTTTCTTCCGGCATCCAATATCCTCCTTGCGTCTATAGCAATAGAGAAGAGCTCGTGGAAATCTGTAAAGGTGCTGCAAAATATGATGGTTGTTTTGTCGTCCACATTAGAAATGAAAGTAATCTTTCCCTGGAAGCCTTAGACGAAGTCATTGATGTGGCCCGACTATCAGGGGTTCGTCTCCATGTCTCCCATTTTAAGGTTTGTGGCAGTATTAACCGCGATAAACTTGGGCCTGCTCTGGCCAAGTTAGAGGCGGGGCGTGCTGAAGGTATTGAGATTACGTTTGATCAGTATCCGTATACCGCGGCTTCTACCGTTTTCCAAGCGATCCTGCCTCCATGGATGCATAATGGCGGAACAGTCGAAATGCTAGAGCGACTAAAAGATCCAAATGTGCGTGAAAGAGTGAAACATGAGTTGCTGCATAATGCGGAATATGATAATACGGTCCGAAATAATGGCTGGGGAAATATTGTAATTGCTTCCGTTGCCTCGGAAAAAAACCGTGAATTTGAGGGGCATAATTTAGTGGAGATCGGAAAGATGCGAGGAGTTGAGCCTGCGGAAGCCGCCTTTGACTTATTAATTGAAGAAAATGCAGTGGTGACGATGATTATTCACTGGGGTGTAGAGGAAGATGTGATGGATGTGATGAAGCATCCGTTGCAAATGGTTGGTTCGGATGGAGTCTTTGGCGGCAAGCCGCATCCCCGGTTATATGGCTCCTTCCCGCGGGTATTAGGGCGTTATGCCCGGGAGAAAGAGGCATTTCCCATCTGGGAGGCCGTTCGTAAAATGACGAGTGCCCCTGCACAGCTTTTGCGATTGCATGACCGAGGAATTCTTCGCGAGGGAAATTGGGCGGATATTACTGTTTTTGATCCCCAAACGGTAATTGATCGTGCAACGTATGAAAACCCTCTTCAATTGGCTATTGGTATCCATCATGTCTTGGTTAATGGAGAGATTGCCGTACTGAATCATGAATATACAGGGATAACAGCTGGAAAGGTCATTCGCCGGGGGAGAAAGGAAGGGCAATAG